One window from the genome of Oryctolagus cuniculus chromosome 1, mOryCun1.1, whole genome shotgun sequence encodes:
- the FGF19 gene encoding fibroblast growth factor 19, protein MRRAPSGGAAARALVLAGLWLAAAARPLALSDAGPHLHYGWGEPVRLRHLYATSAHGVSHCFLRIRADGAVDCERSQSAHSLLEIRAVALRTVAFKGVHSSRYLCMGADGRMRGQLQYSEEDCAFQEEISSGYNVYRSTTHHLPVSLSSAKQRHLYKTRGFLPLSHFLPVLPMASEETAALGDHPEADLFSPPLETDSMDPFGMATKLGPVKSPSFQK, encoded by the exons ATGCGCCGCGCGCCGAGCGGAGGTGCCGCGGCCCGCGCCTTGGTCCTGGCCGGCCTCTGGCTGGCCGCGGCCGCGCGCCCCTTGGCCTTGTCCGACGCGGGCCCGCATCTGCACTACGGCTGGGGCGAGCCCGTCCGCCTGCGGCACCTGTACGCCACCAGCGCCCACGGCGTCTCGCACTGCTTCCTGCGTATACGCGCCGACGGCGCCGTGGACTGCGAGCGGAGCCAGAGCGCACACA GCTTGCTGGAGATCCGAGCGGTCGCCCTGCGCACCGTGGCCTTCAAGGGCGTGCACAGCTCCCGCTACCTCTGCATGGGCGCCGACGGCAGGATGCGGGGGCAG CTGCAGTACTCGGAGGAGGACTGTGCCTTCCAGGAGGAGATCAGCTCCGGCTACAACGTGTACCGCTCCACGACGCACCACCTGCCCGTGTCTCTGAGCAGTGCCAAGCAGAGACACCTGTACAAGACCAGAGGCTTCctgcccctctcccacttcctgccCGTGCTGCCCATGGCCTCCGAGGAGACCGCGGCCCTTGGCGACCACCCTGAAGCCGACCTGTTCTCCCCGCCCCTGGAAACCGACAGCATGGACCCCTTCGGCATGGCCACCAAGCTCGGGCCGGTGAAGAGCCCCAGCTTTCAGAAGTAG